A region from the Pseudonocardia petroleophila genome encodes:
- a CDS encoding DUF5134 domain-containing protein, with amino-acid sequence MTTLAGVLAVACLAVGAFHSLRLRLDPASEASHAAMGVGMAAMFSPFGDPVPAPVWAAVFTLCGAWFAADALRSPAGRRRDDAVHHVIGSGAMLFMLLGAHGGGVAGTGAAHAGHVGHGGGPDAGFGLSSVLALVLAGYFAWHVLRCADRLRAADGGREPAGGSVAVRTEVLRDVRAVARAHVVMAAATAVMLLGMV; translated from the coding sequence ATGACGACGCTGGCGGGGGTACTCGCCGTCGCCTGTCTCGCGGTCGGTGCCTTCCACTCCCTGCGCCTGCGGCTCGACCCCGCCTCCGAGGCCTCGCACGCCGCGATGGGCGTCGGGATGGCCGCGATGTTCTCGCCGTTCGGCGACCCGGTGCCCGCCCCCGTCTGGGCCGCGGTGTTCACCCTCTGCGGGGCCTGGTTCGCCGCCGACGCCCTGCGCAGCCCGGCCGGCCGCCGCCGCGACGACGCCGTGCACCACGTCATCGGCAGCGGCGCGATGCTGTTCATGCTGCTCGGCGCGCACGGCGGGGGCGTCGCCGGCACCGGGGCCGCGCACGCCGGCCACGTCGGGCACGGGGGTGGACCGGACGCCGGGTTCGGCCTGTCCTCGGTCCTCGCGCTGGTGCTCGCCGGGTACTTCGCGTGGCACGTCCTGCGCTGCGCGGACCGGCTCCGGGCCGCCGACGGCGGCCGCGAGCCCGCCGGGGGGTCCGTCGCCGTGCGCACCGAGGTGCTCCGCGACGTCCGCGCGGTCGCGCGCGCCCACGTCGTCATGGCCGCGGCGACGGCCGTGATGCTGCTGGGGATGGTCTGA
- a CDS encoding PepSY domain-containing protein — MESPHDRHRRTVDVHRTLAKLTSIGILAHMGLLWGPPNQLALAALAVGLLCVLFWGYRMAWLRRPARAFAPRGVFRGLSRPAGFAVVLMTVDAGWLMPVFGVSLVAFLLVDALLRRRAARGSVSRTG; from the coding sequence CTGGAGTCCCCTCATGACCGCCACCGTCGAACCGTCGACGTCCACCGCACCCTCGCGAAGCTCACCTCGATCGGGATCCTCGCCCACATGGGCCTGCTCTGGGGCCCGCCCAACCAGCTCGCGCTGGCCGCGCTCGCGGTGGGCCTGCTGTGCGTGCTGTTCTGGGGGTACCGCATGGCGTGGCTGCGCCGTCCGGCCCGCGCGTTCGCGCCGAGGGGCGTGTTCCGCGGGCTCAGCCGGCCGGCCGGGTTCGCCGTGGTGCTGATGACGGTCGACGCGGGCTGGCTGATGCCGGTGTTCGGCGTCAGCCTGGTGGCGTTCCTGCTGGTCGACGCCCTGCTGAGGCGGCGGGCCGCCCGCGGGTCGGTCAGCCGAACCGGGTGA
- a CDS encoding Nramp family divalent metal transporter has translation MTTAEPGGYVTTAPPTGIGARVRQIGPGLLAAAAGVGAGDLVATMVAGSRYGTALLWAAVLGTALKLALAEGVGRWHLASGATLLDGWRRLGRWATTFFAVYIVIWGFVYGATAMSAVGLPLNALFGGLPVRYWAMIAGVVGLGLVWAQRYAVFEKFITVLVLIKFVSVVSVAALIGPDLGALATGLVPTLPDGSVVYVLGLIGGVGGTITMAAYGYWMIAKGWRGTGWLSVMRLDNAVGYVMTGIFVIAMLIIGAEILLGQDLASGDTGLLTLGSELGARYGDWARVLFLVGFLAVTTTSLLGVWNGVSLLFADTVRTLRLPHGRGADVAVPDDAYEAGAAERSLPFRGYLLWLTIPPMGLLFFDQPFALTLVYGVLGAAFMPFLGGTLLILLNSRRFVTEGRSGWLSNVLVGAAAALFVVLLVIDLITRFG, from the coding sequence ATGACGACAGCGGAGCCGGGTGGGTACGTCACCACCGCACCACCGACCGGCATCGGGGCGCGGGTGCGCCAGATCGGGCCGGGCCTGCTCGCGGCGGCGGCGGGCGTCGGGGCCGGGGACCTGGTCGCCACGATGGTCGCCGGGTCGCGCTACGGCACCGCGCTGCTGTGGGCCGCCGTGCTCGGCACCGCGCTCAAGCTCGCGCTCGCCGAGGGCGTCGGCCGCTGGCACCTCGCGTCGGGGGCGACCCTGCTCGACGGCTGGCGCCGCCTGGGCCGCTGGGCCACCACGTTCTTCGCCGTCTACATCGTGATCTGGGGCTTCGTCTACGGCGCCACCGCGATGTCGGCCGTCGGGCTCCCGCTCAACGCCCTGTTCGGCGGCCTGCCGGTGCGCTACTGGGCGATGATCGCGGGCGTCGTCGGGCTCGGGCTGGTGTGGGCGCAGCGCTACGCGGTCTTCGAGAAGTTCATCACCGTGCTGGTGCTGATCAAGTTCGTGTCCGTCGTCTCGGTGGCGGCGCTGATCGGCCCCGACCTCGGCGCGCTCGCCACGGGGCTCGTCCCGACGCTGCCCGACGGCTCCGTCGTCTACGTGCTCGGGCTCATCGGCGGGGTCGGCGGCACGATCACGATGGCGGCCTACGGCTACTGGATGATCGCCAAGGGCTGGCGCGGCACCGGATGGCTGTCGGTGATGCGCCTGGACAACGCGGTCGGGTACGTCATGACCGGCATCTTCGTGATCGCGATGCTGATCATCGGCGCGGAGATCCTGCTCGGCCAGGACCTCGCCTCCGGCGACACCGGCCTGCTGACGCTGGGCTCCGAGCTCGGCGCGCGCTACGGCGACTGGGCGCGCGTGCTGTTCCTCGTCGGCTTCCTCGCCGTCACCACCACCTCGCTGCTCGGCGTCTGGAACGGCGTGAGCCTGCTGTTCGCCGACACCGTCCGCACGCTGCGCCTGCCGCACGGGCGCGGCGCCGACGTCGCCGTGCCCGACGACGCCTACGAGGCGGGTGCCGCGGAGCGGAGCCTGCCGTTCCGCGGCTACCTGCTGTGGCTGACGATCCCGCCGATGGGGCTGCTGTTCTTCGACCAGCCCTTCGCCCTGACCCTCGTCTACGGCGTGCTCGGGGCGGCGTTCATGCCGTTCCTCGGCGGCACGCTGCTGATCCTGCTCAACTCCAGGCGGTTCGTCACCGAGGGGCGCAGCGGCTGGCTCTCCAACGTCCTGGTCGGCGCAGCCGCCGCGCTCTTCGTGGTCCTGCTGGTGATCGACCTGATCACCCGGTTCGGCTGA
- a CDS encoding FtsK/SpoIIIE domain-containing protein, translating to MVGGRAGRRQRITEAFEELHGAMAAALGAADGLQDAAVRAHAETVVETWLRTDGLDDAREDPALAVPLANPQLADVVARVEADRAAAFDPWLRTGPAALTELMDRAAPLAAGLDPDRWLGEVGKADGIDEVPGLWRIGTGRIGTGRIGTGRIGSASRAPGKSLRRPVTWPVGVPLLDESHLQITSSGDGRAHAESLVESLLMRLVSHFTPGLVRLHVWDVGQFTGVVPGLYPLTRSGLLTVHDPGRLSHLLEELSDRIRRVHTRLLIDGHPTLASHVAATGTRVKPWIVTVLVGNGRPLADEDHWQVQRISRGGLASGVTLVLVDVPVTIQAPHETVRLHDGGAATTSMTGEHVVVDLDPPLPRGAVKRAADVLADAHEHGHARAFADLLPAPGRWGRERSITGLRAPIGFADGMPHDAVLADESPHALIGGPSGTGKTNLLLTMISSMAARYGPDELEFYLLDFKEGVSFAQFTRGRRDTTWLPHARLVGVNINTDREFGLALLQFLADEMRRRSEAAKDHEVTKLEELRGADPDGRWPRIVAVIDEFQLLFAERDDVTKKATALLEDVARRGRSQGIHLVLASQDVSGIEAFWGRPAVFEQFVLRIALPRARRVLGELNEAAMDLPRWHAVVNHDSGVRHGNEVVRIPDATARGTTDVVQRELHESHHEGRSEPVLFDGSRAPAVADLIGLLAPGGPPQALLGQCIDVRGRPATAALADTPGRNVAVLGADAEDAVRVLGAAAGSLAGQFAPGSVDVVVVPLLAPATDLVARFAAAGHTAEVVHLDGVRARIEALAADVVARLAGGPRRPVLLVLYGADAADPVLEREGTDALRRVLRSGPETGVHVLGWWRSVARLRALLSISAATDDVGAWVGLDVQGSELGQLAPGMLLSWSPRPGRGLFYDRAQHSRPEVVIVPSLEDP from the coding sequence ATGGTGGGTGGGCGGGCCGGCCGCAGGCAGCGGATCACCGAGGCCTTCGAGGAGCTCCACGGCGCGATGGCCGCCGCCCTCGGCGCGGCCGACGGGCTGCAGGACGCCGCCGTGCGCGCGCACGCGGAGACGGTCGTCGAGACCTGGCTGCGCACCGACGGCCTCGACGACGCCCGCGAGGACCCGGCGCTCGCCGTCCCGCTGGCCAACCCGCAGCTCGCCGACGTCGTCGCGCGCGTCGAGGCCGACCGCGCCGCCGCGTTCGACCCCTGGCTGCGGACCGGACCCGCGGCGCTGACCGAGCTGATGGACCGCGCCGCCCCGCTCGCCGCCGGGCTCGACCCGGACCGCTGGCTGGGCGAGGTCGGCAAGGCCGACGGCATCGACGAGGTGCCGGGCCTGTGGCGGATCGGCACGGGGCGGATCGGCACGGGGCGGATCGGCACGGGACGGATCGGCTCCGCCTCCCGGGCGCCCGGGAAGTCGCTGCGCCGGCCCGTCACCTGGCCGGTCGGGGTGCCGCTGCTCGACGAGTCGCACCTGCAGATCACCTCCTCCGGCGACGGGCGCGCGCACGCCGAGTCGCTCGTCGAGTCGCTGCTGATGCGGCTGGTCAGCCACTTCACCCCCGGGCTGGTGCGGCTGCACGTGTGGGACGTCGGCCAGTTCACCGGCGTCGTGCCCGGGCTCTACCCGCTCACCCGCAGCGGGCTGCTCACCGTGCACGACCCGGGACGGCTCTCCCACCTGCTCGAGGAGCTCTCCGACCGGATCCGGCGCGTGCACACCCGGCTGCTCATCGACGGCCACCCGACGCTGGCCTCCCACGTCGCGGCGACCGGCACGCGGGTCAAGCCGTGGATCGTCACCGTCCTCGTCGGGAACGGGCGCCCGCTCGCCGACGAGGACCACTGGCAGGTGCAGCGCATCTCCCGCGGCGGGCTCGCGTCCGGCGTCACGCTGGTGCTGGTCGACGTGCCGGTCACGATCCAGGCCCCGCACGAGACGGTGCGGCTGCACGACGGCGGTGCCGCGACGACGTCGATGACGGGGGAGCACGTCGTCGTGGACCTGGACCCGCCGCTGCCCCGCGGGGCGGTCAAGCGCGCCGCCGACGTCCTCGCCGACGCGCACGAGCACGGCCACGCCCGCGCGTTCGCCGACCTGCTGCCCGCCCCGGGGCGCTGGGGCCGGGAGAGGTCGATCACCGGGCTGCGGGCGCCGATCGGGTTCGCCGACGGGATGCCGCACGACGCCGTCCTCGCCGACGAGTCGCCGCACGCCCTCATCGGCGGCCCCAGCGGCACCGGCAAGACCAACCTGCTGCTGACGATGATCAGCTCGATGGCGGCCCGGTACGGCCCCGACGAGCTGGAGTTCTACCTCCTCGACTTCAAGGAGGGCGTGTCCTTCGCGCAGTTCACGCGCGGGCGCCGGGACACCACCTGGCTGCCGCACGCCCGGCTGGTCGGCGTCAACATCAACACCGACCGCGAGTTCGGGCTCGCGCTGCTGCAGTTCCTCGCCGACGAGATGCGCCGCCGGTCGGAGGCCGCGAAGGACCACGAGGTCACCAAGCTGGAGGAGCTGCGCGGCGCCGACCCGGACGGGCGGTGGCCCCGGATCGTCGCCGTCATCGACGAGTTCCAGCTGCTGTTCGCCGAGCGCGACGACGTCACCAAGAAGGCCACGGCGCTGCTCGAGGACGTGGCCCGGCGCGGCCGCAGCCAGGGCATCCACCTCGTGCTGGCCAGCCAGGACGTCTCCGGGATCGAGGCGTTCTGGGGCCGGCCCGCGGTGTTCGAGCAGTTCGTGCTGCGCATCGCGCTGCCCCGGGCCCGGCGGGTGCTCGGCGAGCTCAACGAGGCCGCGATGGACCTCCCGCGCTGGCACGCCGTCGTCAACCACGACTCGGGGGTGCGCCACGGCAACGAGGTGGTGCGCATCCCGGACGCCACCGCCCGCGGCACCACCGACGTCGTGCAGCGGGAGCTGCACGAGAGCCACCACGAGGGCCGGTCGGAGCCGGTGCTGTTCGACGGCAGCCGCGCCCCCGCCGTCGCCGACCTGATCGGGCTGCTCGCACCGGGCGGTCCGCCGCAGGCGCTGCTCGGGCAGTGCATCGACGTGCGCGGCCGGCCGGCCACCGCGGCGCTCGCCGACACCCCGGGTCGCAACGTCGCCGTGCTCGGCGCCGACGCCGAGGACGCCGTGCGGGTGCTCGGGGCGGCCGCGGGGTCGCTGGCGGGTCAGTTCGCGCCCGGATCCGTCGACGTCGTGGTGGTCCCGCTGCTGGCCCCGGCGACCGACCTGGTCGCCCGCTTCGCCGCCGCGGGGCACACCGCCGAGGTCGTGCACCTCGACGGCGTGCGCGCCCGGATCGAGGCGCTGGCCGCCGACGTCGTGGCGCGGCTCGCCGGCGGCCCGCGGCGCCCGGTGCTGCTCGTGCTCTACGGCGCCGACGCCGCCGACCCGGTGCTGGAGCGCGAGGGCACCGACGCCCTGCGCCGCGTCCTGCGCTCGGGCCCGGAGACCGGCGTGCACGTGCTGGGCTGGTGGCGCAGCGTCGCCCGCCTGCGCGCCCTGCTCTCGATCAGTGCGGCGACCGACGACGTGGGGGCCTGGGTCGGGCTCGACGTCCAGGGCAGCGAGCTCGGGCAGCTGGCGCCGGGGATGCTGCTGAGCTGGTCGCCCCGCCCGGGCCGCGGGCTGTTCTACGACCGCGCCCAGCACTCCCGTCCGGAGGTCGTCATCGTGCCGTCGCTGGAGGACCCGTGA
- a CDS encoding DUF6104 family protein, producing MYSTDRGIEELVQRREGESVSIEWLADRLQAFVDLNPAFEDAVERLSTFLARDDDADD from the coding sequence GTGTACTCCACCGACCGCGGCATCGAGGAGCTCGTGCAGCGCCGGGAGGGCGAGTCGGTCAGCATCGAGTGGCTGGCCGACCGCCTCCAGGCGTTCGTCGACCTCAACCCGGCCTTCGAGGACGCCGTCGAGCGCCTGTCCACGTTCCTCGCCCGCGACGACGACGCCGACGACTGA
- a CDS encoding multifunctional oxoglutarate decarboxylase/oxoglutarate dehydrogenase thiamine pyrophosphate-binding subunit/dihydrolipoyllysine-residue succinyltransferase subunit — protein sequence MYQRFLDDPATVDPAWHEFFADYRPGDGTPANTNGAAAAPPTAPGPAPTPAAEPAEPTEERRTADRAAMTPTAANGAASKADPAGTGSDPEEKPAAKAQEKKAPEKKPEPAASKPAAGSSSQAAKPAAPVDSGGETMPIRGAANAVVKNMNASLAVPTATSVRAVPAKLLADNRVVINNQLKRTRGGKISFTHLIGFAVVKALSDFPVMNRHFVETDGKPTVVQPEHVNLGLAIDLPGKGGQRSLVVVSIKGCEAMNFAQFWSAYEAIVHKARSGGLTGEDFAGTTISLTNPGTLGTNHSVPRLMQGQGTIVGVGAMEYPAEFQGASDERLAQIGISKIITLTSTYDHRIIQGAESGDFLRRIHALLLGEEGFYDDIFRALRVPYEPVRWVQDLPDDAVDKTARVIELIDAYRTRGHLMADTDPLNYRQRRHPDLDVLSHGLTLWDLDREFAVGGFGGKERMKLRDVLGLLRDSYCRTVGTEYMHIADPEQRTWLQERIEVPHQKPHAAEQKYILSKLNAAEAFETFLQTKYVGQKRFSLEGGETVIPLLDAVLDKAAEHELDEVVVGMPHRGRLNVLANIVGKPISQIFREFEGNLDPGQAHGSGDVKYHLGAEGKYFRMFGDGETVVSLASNPSHLEAVDPVLEGLVRAKQDLLDKGEGGFTVLPLMMHGDAAFAGQGVVAETLNLAKLRGYRTGGTVHVVVNNQVGFTTAPEHSRSSQYCTDVAKMIDAPVFHVNGDDPEACVWVAKLAVEYRERWHNDVVIDMICYRRRGHNEGDDPSMTQPAMYDVIDAKRSVRKIYTESLIGRGDISMEEAEHALKDFSNQLDHVFNEVRELEKTPAVASPSVEDEQSIPTDLDTSIPLEVLHRIGDAHVELPEGFTVHQRVKPVLEKRLKMSREGDIDWAFAELIAMGALVMDGKLVRLSGQDSRRGTFVQRHSVVIDRKTGEEYYPLRNLSTDQERFLPYDSALSEFAAVGFEYGYSVANPSAFVAWEAQFGDFVNGAQSIIDEFISSGEAKWGQTSDVALLLPHGLEGQGPDHSSGRIERFLTLCAEGSMTVAVPSEPANYFHLLRRHAMDGMQRPLICFTPKSMLRNRAVVSPVSDFTGGRFRSVIDDPRYRGNDGVAGDVRRVLLCSGKIYWELAAQREKRGVDGVAIVRIEQLYPVADRQLAAVLERYPNAEDVRWVQEEPANQGAWPFLGLVLPEKLPRLVGIRRVSRRRMAAPAAGSSKVHEVEQSALIDEAYEGL from the coding sequence ATGTACCAGCGCTTCCTCGACGACCCCGCCACGGTCGACCCGGCATGGCACGAGTTCTTCGCCGACTACCGTCCCGGGGACGGCACTCCCGCCAACACCAACGGGGCGGCCGCCGCGCCCCCGACGGCCCCCGGCCCGGCCCCCACGCCCGCCGCCGAGCCGGCGGAGCCCACCGAGGAGCGCCGCACCGCCGACCGCGCCGCGATGACGCCGACCGCCGCGAACGGCGCCGCGTCGAAGGCCGACCCCGCGGGGACCGGGTCCGACCCGGAGGAGAAGCCCGCCGCGAAGGCGCAGGAGAAGAAGGCGCCGGAGAAGAAGCCGGAGCCCGCCGCCAGCAAGCCGGCCGCCGGCTCGTCGTCGCAGGCCGCGAAGCCCGCCGCCCCGGTCGACAGCGGCGGCGAGACCATGCCGATCCGCGGCGCCGCCAACGCCGTCGTCAAGAACATGAACGCCTCGCTCGCCGTCCCCACGGCCACGAGCGTGCGCGCGGTGCCGGCGAAGCTGCTCGCCGACAACCGGGTCGTGATCAACAACCAGCTCAAGCGCACCCGCGGCGGCAAGATCAGCTTCACGCACCTGATCGGGTTCGCCGTGGTCAAGGCGCTGTCCGACTTCCCGGTGATGAACCGGCACTTCGTCGAGACCGACGGCAAGCCCACCGTGGTGCAGCCCGAGCACGTCAACCTCGGCCTCGCGATCGACCTGCCCGGCAAGGGCGGCCAGCGCTCGCTCGTCGTCGTCTCGATCAAGGGCTGCGAGGCGATGAACTTCGCCCAGTTCTGGTCGGCCTACGAGGCGATCGTGCACAAGGCCCGCAGCGGCGGCCTGACCGGCGAGGACTTCGCCGGCACCACGATCTCGCTGACCAACCCGGGCACGCTCGGCACCAACCACTCGGTGCCGCGGCTCATGCAGGGCCAGGGCACGATCGTCGGCGTCGGGGCGATGGAGTACCCGGCGGAGTTCCAGGGCGCCAGCGACGAGCGACTCGCCCAGATCGGCATCAGCAAGATCATCACGCTGACGTCGACGTACGACCACCGGATCATCCAGGGCGCCGAGTCCGGCGACTTCCTGCGCCGCATCCACGCGCTGCTCCTCGGTGAGGAGGGCTTCTACGACGACATCTTCCGCGCGCTGCGGGTGCCCTACGAGCCCGTCCGCTGGGTGCAGGACCTGCCCGACGACGCCGTCGACAAGACCGCGCGGGTCATCGAGCTGATCGACGCCTACCGCACCCGCGGTCACCTGATGGCCGACACCGACCCGCTGAACTACCGGCAGCGCCGCCACCCCGACCTCGACGTCCTGAGCCACGGCCTCACGCTCTGGGACCTCGACCGCGAGTTCGCCGTCGGCGGCTTCGGCGGCAAGGAGCGGATGAAGCTCCGCGACGTCCTGGGCCTGCTGCGCGACTCCTACTGCCGCACCGTCGGCACCGAGTACATGCACATCGCCGACCCCGAGCAGCGCACCTGGCTGCAGGAGCGGATCGAGGTGCCGCACCAGAAGCCGCACGCCGCCGAGCAGAAGTACATCCTGTCCAAGCTCAACGCGGCCGAGGCGTTCGAGACGTTCCTGCAGACCAAGTACGTCGGGCAGAAGCGGTTCTCCCTCGAGGGCGGCGAGACCGTCATCCCGCTGCTCGACGCCGTGCTCGACAAGGCCGCCGAGCACGAGCTCGACGAGGTCGTCGTCGGCATGCCGCACCGCGGCCGCCTCAACGTGCTCGCCAACATCGTCGGCAAGCCGATCAGCCAGATCTTCCGCGAGTTCGAGGGCAACCTCGACCCGGGCCAGGCCCACGGCTCCGGCGACGTGAAGTACCACCTGGGCGCCGAGGGCAAGTACTTCCGGATGTTCGGCGACGGCGAGACCGTGGTGTCGCTGGCGTCCAACCCCTCGCACCTCGAGGCCGTCGACCCCGTCCTGGAGGGCCTGGTCCGCGCGAAGCAGGACCTGCTCGACAAGGGCGAGGGCGGCTTCACCGTCCTGCCGCTGATGATGCACGGCGACGCGGCGTTCGCCGGCCAGGGCGTCGTCGCGGAGACGCTCAACCTCGCGAAGCTGCGCGGCTACCGCACCGGCGGCACCGTGCACGTCGTCGTCAACAACCAGGTCGGCTTCACCACCGCCCCGGAGCACTCGCGGTCCTCGCAGTACTGCACCGACGTCGCGAAGATGATCGACGCCCCGGTCTTCCACGTGAACGGCGACGACCCCGAGGCCTGCGTCTGGGTGGCCAAGCTGGCCGTGGAGTACCGCGAGCGCTGGCACAACGACGTCGTGATCGACATGATCTGCTACCGCCGCCGCGGCCACAACGAGGGCGACGACCCGTCGATGACGCAGCCCGCGATGTACGACGTGATCGACGCCAAGCGCAGCGTCCGCAAGATCTACACCGAGTCGCTGATCGGCCGCGGCGACATCTCCATGGAGGAGGCCGAGCACGCGCTCAAGGACTTCTCCAACCAGCTCGACCACGTGTTCAACGAGGTCCGCGAGCTGGAGAAGACCCCGGCCGTCGCGTCGCCTTCGGTGGAGGACGAGCAGTCCATCCCCACCGACCTCGACACCTCGATCCCGCTGGAGGTGCTGCACCGCATCGGCGACGCGCACGTCGAGCTGCCCGAGGGCTTCACCGTGCACCAGCGCGTCAAGCCGGTGCTGGAGAAGCGGCTCAAGATGTCCCGCGAGGGCGACATCGACTGGGCCTTCGCCGAGCTCATCGCGATGGGCGCGCTGGTGATGGACGGCAAGCTGGTGCGCCTGTCCGGGCAGGACAGCCGCCGGGGCACGTTCGTCCAGCGGCACTCGGTCGTGATCGACCGCAAGACCGGCGAGGAGTACTACCCGCTGCGCAACCTGAGCACCGACCAGGAGCGCTTCCTGCCCTACGACTCGGCTCTCTCGGAGTTCGCCGCCGTCGGGTTCGAGTACGGCTACTCGGTGGCCAACCCCAGCGCGTTCGTGGCGTGGGAGGCGCAGTTCGGCGACTTCGTCAACGGCGCGCAATCGATCATCGACGAGTTCATCTCCTCCGGCGAGGCGAAGTGGGGCCAGACCTCCGACGTCGCGCTGCTGCTGCCGCACGGCCTCGAGGGCCAGGGCCCCGACCACTCCTCGGGCCGCATCGAGCGGTTCCTCACGCTGTGCGCGGAGGGGTCGATGACGGTCGCCGTGCCGTCGGAGCCCGCCAACTACTTCCACCTGCTGCGCCGCCACGCGATGGACGGGATGCAGCGCCCGCTGATCTGCTTCACGCCCAAGTCGATGCTGCGCAACCGCGCGGTGGTCAGCCCGGTCTCCGACTTCACCGGTGGCCGGTTCCGCTCGGTCATCGACGACCCCCGCTACCGCGGCAACGACGGCGTGGCCGGCGACGTGCGGCGCGTCCTGCTGTGCAGCGGCAAGATCTACTGGGAGCTGGCGGCGCAGCGCGAGAAGCGCGGCGTCGACGGTGTGGCGATCGTCCGCATCGAGCAGCTCTACCCGGTGGCCGACCGCCAGCTCGCGGCCGTGCTGGAGCGCTACCCCAACGCCGAGGACGTCCGCTGGGTCCAGGAGGAGCCGGCCAACCAGGGCGCGTGGCCGTTCCTCGGGCTGGTCCTGCCGGAGAAGCTGCCCCGGCTGGTCGGCATCCGGCGCGTGTCGCGGCGCCGGATGGCCGCGCCCGCCGCGGGGTCGTCGAAGGTGCACGAGGTCGAGCAGAGCGCGCTCATCGACGAGGCCTACGAGGGCCTGTAG
- a CDS encoding nuclear transport factor 2 family protein, with translation MSRPPLPPFDAETAAAKVQAAEDAWNTRDPEKVAAAYSEDSVWRNRDRFVTGRAEIAEFLRGKWDRELEYALRKDLWAFAGDRIAVRFQYECRDVDGQWWRSYGNELWEFDEQGYMRRREASINDVPIEESERRIHGRRPDAERGGAEQPLR, from the coding sequence ATGTCCCGACCGCCGCTGCCCCCGTTCGACGCCGAGACCGCCGCCGCGAAGGTCCAGGCCGCCGAGGACGCCTGGAACACCCGCGACCCCGAGAAGGTCGCCGCCGCCTATAGCGAGGACTCGGTGTGGCGCAACCGCGACCGGTTCGTCACCGGCCGCGCCGAGATCGCCGAGTTCCTGCGCGGCAAGTGGGACCGCGAGCTCGAGTACGCGCTGCGCAAGGACCTCTGGGCCTTCGCGGGCGACCGGATCGCGGTGCGGTTCCAGTACGAGTGCCGCGACGTCGACGGGCAGTGGTGGCGCTCCTACGGCAACGAGCTGTGGGAGTTCGACGAGCAGGGGTACATGCGCCGCCGCGAGGCCAGCATCAACGACGTGCCGATCGAGGAGTCGGAGCGCCGCATCCACGGCCGCCGGCCCGACGCCGAGCGCGGGGGAGCCGAGCAGCCGCTGCGGTAG
- a CDS encoding LLM class F420-dependent oxidoreductase, producing the protein MLLSTQLQYGDDPINNAEAVVGLEKAGLDVVWVAEAYSFDAVSLMGYLAARTERVQIGAGILPIYSRTPTLTAMTAAGLDALSNGRAILGLGASGPQVIEGFHGVPYDKPLARTREIVEICRQVWRREKVQHEGLYTIPLPEGQGTGLGKPLKLINHPKRSDIPIWIAALGDKNVELTAEIAQGWLPHVVLPERMRETFGAALDAGTAKRAPELGPLQITGGGILAIEDDMMDGARQIHRHMSALYLGGMGARGKNFYNTVFQRQGYADEAKVVQDLYLDGKKEEAAASLPEEFLAHTSLVGPPSFVKERIAALREAGVTHLHVNPISSDPQKVLSQVKEWLQ; encoded by the coding sequence ATGCTGCTGTCGACTCAACTCCAGTACGGCGACGACCCGATCAACAACGCCGAGGCGGTGGTCGGACTGGAGAAGGCGGGGCTCGACGTCGTCTGGGTCGCCGAGGCCTACAGCTTCGACGCCGTCTCCCTGATGGGCTACCTCGCGGCCCGCACCGAGCGCGTCCAGATCGGCGCCGGGATCCTGCCGATCTACAGCCGCACCCCCACGCTCACCGCCATGACGGCGGCGGGGCTCGACGCCCTGTCCAACGGCCGCGCGATCCTCGGGCTCGGCGCGTCCGGCCCGCAGGTCATCGAGGGCTTCCACGGCGTGCCCTACGACAAGCCGCTGGCCCGCACGCGCGAGATCGTCGAGATCTGCCGGCAGGTGTGGCGCCGCGAGAAGGTCCAGCACGAGGGGCTCTACACGATCCCGCTGCCCGAGGGGCAGGGCACCGGGCTCGGCAAGCCGCTCAAGCTGATCAACCACCCGAAGCGCTCCGACATCCCGATCTGGATCGCCGCGCTGGGCGACAAGAACGTCGAGCTGACGGCCGAGATCGCGCAGGGCTGGCTGCCGCACGTCGTGCTCCCGGAGCGGATGCGCGAGACGTTCGGCGCCGCCCTCGACGCCGGCACCGCCAAGCGCGCCCCCGAGCTCGGCCCGCTGCAGATCACCGGCGGCGGCATCCTCGCCATCGAGGACGACATGATGGACGGCGCCCGCCAGATCCACCGGCACATGAGCGCCCTGTACCTGGGCGGCATGGGCGCGCGCGGCAAGAACTTCTACAACACCGTCTTCCAGCGCCAGGGCTACGCCGACGAGGCCAAGGTCGTGCAGGACCTCTACCTCGACGGCAAGAAGGAGGAGGCGGCGGCGTCGCTGCCCGAGGAGTTCCTCGCGCACACCTCGCTCGTCGGGCCGCCGTCGTTCGTCAAGGAGCGCATCGCTGCGCTGCGTGAGGCCGGTGTGACGCACCTGCACGTCAACCCGATCAGCTCGGACCCGCAGAAGGTGTTGTCGCAGGTGAAGGAGTGGCTGCAGTAG